In Gopherus evgoodei ecotype Sinaloan lineage chromosome 10, rGopEvg1_v1.p, whole genome shotgun sequence, a single window of DNA contains:
- the LOC115658749 gene encoding COMM domain-containing protein 4-like isoform X1, translating to MRFRFCGNLDCPDWVLAEISTLAKISSVKLKLICGQVLKDLQGEGIDYEKILKLTSDARFESGDVKATIAVLSFILSSAAKHSVDSDSLSSELQQLGLPKEHATGLCRSYEEKQSPLQDSLRTHSLRLNHLDSVSWRVDQTLSSSELQQVNEPLVHLKFTVRDGDRGVMEPFAMSMSAEKFRVLLAELRQAHAMMKTLS from the exons atg AGGTTCCGGTTCTGCGGAAACTTGGACTGTCCTGACTGGGTCCTGGCCGAAATCAGCACCTTGGCCAAAATA TCCTCGGTGAAGCTGAAGCTCATCTGTGGCCAGGTGCTCAAGGACCTGCAAGGAGAGGGGATTGAT TATGAAAAGATCCTGAAGCTAACGTCGGATGCCAGGTTTG AGTCCGGGGACGTGAAGGCCACTATTGCCGTGCTCAGCTTCATCCTCTCCAGTGCAGCCAAACACAGTGTAGACAGCGACTCTCTGTCCAGTGAGCTGCAACAGCTGGGGCTGCCCAAAG AACATGCCACAGGATTGTGCCGGTCCTATGAGGAGAAACAGAGCCCCCTGCAGGACAGCCTGAGGACACACAGCCTGAGAT TGAACCATCTGGACTCTGTGTCCTGGAGGGTGGATCAGACGCTCAGCTCCAGTGAGCTCCAGCAGGTCAATGAGCCCCTTGTGCACCTAAAGTTCACCGTGCGAGACGGGGACCGAGGCGTGATGGAGCCCTTTGCCATGAGCATGTCGGCAGAGAAGTTCCGGGTCTTACTGGCAG AGCTGAGACAGGCCCACGCCATGATGAAAACTctcagctga
- the LOC115658749 gene encoding COMM domain-containing protein 4-like isoform X2, translated as MSSVKLKLICGQVLKDLQGEGIDYEKILKLTSDARFESGDVKATIAVLSFILSSAAKHSVDSDSLSSELQQLGLPKEHATGLCRSYEEKQSPLQDSLRTHSLRLNHLDSVSWRVDQTLSSSELQQVNEPLVHLKFTVRDGDRGVMEPFAMSMSAEKFRVLLAELRQAHAMMKTLS; from the exons atg TCCTCGGTGAAGCTGAAGCTCATCTGTGGCCAGGTGCTCAAGGACCTGCAAGGAGAGGGGATTGAT TATGAAAAGATCCTGAAGCTAACGTCGGATGCCAGGTTTG AGTCCGGGGACGTGAAGGCCACTATTGCCGTGCTCAGCTTCATCCTCTCCAGTGCAGCCAAACACAGTGTAGACAGCGACTCTCTGTCCAGTGAGCTGCAACAGCTGGGGCTGCCCAAAG AACATGCCACAGGATTGTGCCGGTCCTATGAGGAGAAACAGAGCCCCCTGCAGGACAGCCTGAGGACACACAGCCTGAGAT TGAACCATCTGGACTCTGTGTCCTGGAGGGTGGATCAGACGCTCAGCTCCAGTGAGCTCCAGCAGGTCAATGAGCCCCTTGTGCACCTAAAGTTCACCGTGCGAGACGGGGACCGAGGCGTGATGGAGCCCTTTGCCATGAGCATGTCGGCAGAGAAGTTCCGGGTCTTACTGGCAG AGCTGAGACAGGCCCACGCCATGATGAAAACTctcagctga